TAAGAATCTTGTTATGTTTTCAGTTTGTGTTGCTTGGTCGTTTGAGTTATTGTCATGGAGTCCTACTTAGTTTAAGTATCTTGGTTCTTGTTCTTGGTCGTTTGGGTTATTGTCATggagttcttgtgttcttgtgcTTGGTCTGTTATGTCATGGAGTTATGTTTAATGTAAGCTTCTTTATCTATTAATAAGTGGTTCAAGAAAGGTGTTGTTGTTCTGTTGTTCTTAGCGGTTTTTAATGTAAGCTTCTTTGTTCTGTATGTGGAGtaatatattgttgtctttTCCGTGTGTCACAGGCCATGTAAAGGAAGCACTAGAGGCTCTTAAGATGAATCACAGGCCATGTAAAAACAGAACTCATTGTACTCGTGTGTCACGGGTTGTTAGTACTTCTGTCACATATTGTTGTCTCGTTGTTGTGTGTTTTACTCTCCTGTCACGGGCCATGTAAAGACACACCTTGTCTACTCTttcattttgtaatattatttgtatttgatcacGGGTCATGTAAAAACAAACCTTGTATAAGTGTATAAAAGAGACATCACAGACTTCGTAAAATCACCACAAGTTCTCTCTTTGAGCACACATTCCTTCTCTAGTTCTCTCATTGCAAAACAAGTTCGGTCTTCCTTTTCAACTCCTTTCTTCCATCTCAAGTTCTCTCGTTGATATCACATTCCATCTTCTTTGTTCCTTCTCTTTCTAATCACAAGTGAAATTCTAATCACAAGTGatattttcttttcaacttctcgcgttgatatcatatttttaatattccCTTCTCAAGTTCGCTAAAATAAACAactcattttctttctttaaaaatatgacttcttcttctcaaaacaATTTCGACGAATCATCTGAGGAGGTCTTTgatcaacattttgatcaatattttgatcaacattttgatcaaGCCTTTGAGAATTTTACCATTGAAGTTGATCAAGAAGaacgaaagaaaaaaagaaaaaaaacgagcttatatcgaaagaaatcgtgagGAGGGCAATAtacgtttatggaatgattatttcagtgaaactccaacGTATCCCGgaaattatttccgacgacgttttagaatgaacaagtcaTTGTTCATGCACATTGTTCATCGACTTTCCAACGAAGTTCCTTTTTTTCAACAGAAGCACGATGGGCTCGGACGGAAtagtctctctcctcttcaaAAGTGTACCGCAGCAATTCGTATCTTGGCGTATGGTTCTGCCGCTGATATGGTCGACGAATATCTCCGGCTCGGTGAAACAACAGCTCGGTCATGTGTGGAAAATTTTGTGGAaggtataatatattttttcggcgatgagtacctaagaagaccaacaccggctgatcttcaacgtctacttgatattggagagtatcgtggatttcccgggatgataggaagcatcgattgtatgcattgggagaggaagaattgtcccaccgcttggaaagaacaatattctcgtggttcgggtaaaccaacaatcgttttagaggcggttgcttcatatgatctctggatatggcatgcattttttggacctccaggtaccttaaatgatattaatgttcttgatcgctcacctgttttcGATGACGTAATAAACGGTCAAGCTCCCCAAGTCACTTACTccgtcaatggaagagagtatcatatggcttactatctcaccgatggtatttacCCGAAATtggcaacttttatccaatatATTACAATGCCACAAGAGccgaaagcagttttatttgctcaacgtcaagaagctgtcagaaaagatgtcgagcgtgctttcggagtcttgcaagctcgctttgccattgttaaaaatccggcacttttttgggataaagccaaaattgggaagattatgagagcatgtatcatactccataatatgatcgTAGAAAACGAGCGCGATGGATACACTCTGTTTGATGTTTCGGAGTTCCAACAAGAAGATGAAACTGGAAATTAACATGtcgatctcacgtattctacagatattCCTTCAAATATCGcaaatatgatgggtgttcgaactagaattcgtgatagacaaatgcatgaacaactgaaagctgatttggttgaacatgtgTGACGTAAATTTGGACACGATGAAGACAATAACTGAGCTCGgatgtttctttcaaattattctcgtttattttaataaactttgtttttatgttttatgttttatgttttattaaaaaaattctatgttGCAAATGTAATCATTtactatgttttaattttaattttaataagaaaattaaaaaaattattgttaaataaattttttttttttgagaaacctTAATTAAGAGACATGCATTGAACCACGAAAATTAACGGGTCTCTTAATCCGGTCTCTTATTCcacttttacaattaaaaaatattagattaaaaTTAAGAGACTCATTTAGAGTATTtgggttaatggtgctcttatccaaaaaaaatccaCGACTTCCGAGATAGCGAGAGCAGATTAGTTTTAGTCTTTTATCAGGGCATAGTGGATTCTCACAtctcataattttaaaatttttatacaaCCCAGAGTTTTAAAAAGTACACATGATAAAGATTACGGTGGATCAATCTAGTAAATCGAttcggaaaaaaaatattttcaaaacttaacaaaattttTTGCAGTTTTATAATTGTTATAAACTTCACagagttgacaaaaaatatCGAAATATTTGATGGAGCACgggaaaaaatgaaaataacatGGCGGGGGGAGCAAGAGTTGGCTACGCTAATGTTCAAGTCCCTTGAAGGTTTAAATCTCATGGCATTGttgagaaaaggaaaaaaaatatatacgatGGGAAAAATATCTTTGTTACGAAAGTCAACAAAAACAGAAGGAGCCGTAatgtttgaaattataaaagatgtggggcccgctgcactatttgcacagtaaatttccttctatatatacgaacgtttgcGTTCGTTTGTAAACACACTAAAAACTCTTCTCTTCCCTTTAATAAGAAACACTCTCTCTATATATCTGTGTTATCTTCTCCTACGGGtataaattttgcccttatttaaattacTGGGATACTATAAAATCATAGTtcttttcataacacgttatcagcacgatcgttctgcaattcggtaaaatttattgtatcatatataccctgctataatggtcggtataccgcatgtactattatttatattatgttataatggccggaataccgcctatattatttattaatattttaattaatttattggtcggccgagccgccttatattctatttattgttaactggacggccgagccgcctttattttctgtttgttgttaactggtgggctgagccgccttatattttgtttattgctaattggtcgaccgagccgccgtataatttatttattactctgcattgatcggctgagccgtcacatgatttgttgtcataacataaatatttcattgccataattttttacttttatgaaattttatagatttgattgactgtttaatacgatattttcagactgatttttagtgcactcgatttgaccccaacagtcacaaagaaattttttcaaaaatgttccCTTTTCTCCAACGgccatgaacagtaattttcatctataaatacaactcattttcactccatttcatcatccaaaacatttcatcttctctcaaaaatttcaaatcgctctcctccgatttttcatttcaagaaagatgattcgcgcacttttgtttttatgtgccatttttatttgtgtttctatttatggtttattcgttggagaatttactccgagtgaatttaagatgaatatcggtttaattttctttacatcacttctccttgtaattgcttgcatgattaatgtaaacggtttttaaattatgaagttctaataaaattattattttgtgttttagaaatacaaatggcaaacatcgagaaactccagttcccggctctgaaagtaaccggcgaaaattatgtcagatgggtcacaaatgtgaaaccttatcttgtaataaaaaagataactgAAGCGATAgaagtcggtaacaaatcgccacccgagcatatagccgaagcgataatcttcctgaagaagcatttagatgagaatctaactcacgactatggagacgttgaggacccagccgtactatggcaagccttgaaagataggttcgataatcaaaaggaaatcaatctccctcacgctcttgaagagtggaaaaccctgaggtttcaggatttccaaagggttagagattacaattccactatcttgaggatagttgcacaattaaaatattgtggtaaccctgtcaccgaagcagaaatgcttgacaagacatacaatactttccacaaagaacacaacgtcttatcccgaatttacagaaaatgtgggtacaccaaattttctgaaatgatggtaacactcatgttggctgaaaagaacgatgagttactaatcaaaaaccataattcccgacctacgggagccaaggcatttcccgaagtgaatgctacggcggtagaatattcgggaaggagaaaccataccaaccgaggtcgtggtcggcgtttcaacaacaaacgtggaaagccttactatcctaaaagtattagatctaacaaatgggttagatctgaaTAACCTCCtaaaggcaaagaaaccgaagaggataccacaaagaaaagtgagactgtatgttacagatgtggatgtaaaggacattggtcccgtacctgtcgtactcccccacatttgtgcaagttatatcaagagtccataaaaggaaaggctaaagaggtgaacctcacggaaaatgttgaagggacctcataccttgaatcctccgacttcgctaatgagctggactagattactcctgaagagaatcgaaatgcctatgataagagtattgaatagttttcagtattaccatgtataattattatatttcatgttttaaacaaataatgatgtttttaacgtcatcttattgtataattattatgtgtttccttatatgaatgaattttatgtttttcttttattaatatttatgacaatttcagaaatggatcagaatactaatgaagcaaaatccaagaaacggattcgtgaaatatgcataccagatagtggaacaacgcacactattctgagacaaaagagatatttctctgatataaaaccgacaagaattgtcgtcaatacaatatcaggtcctgcagacgtgattgaaggaactggtaaagcaaactttactttaccgaatggaacaaaattttccataaataatgctctatattctccaagttctaaaaggaatttgttgagttttaaagacatatatcttcacggatatgatactcagtctgcaactgaggatggaaagaaatacatgtatgtaacttctgagaaatgtggcagaaaacacatattggaaaagtttccagagcttccttcggggttacatcatacttatatcgatgagatcgaatcaaatcttgtagtagaacggaacccagaagagttcacgttatggcatgatcgccttggccacccaggaactacaatgatgcgtaaaatcatagaaagttcacatggtcatccactgaaaatccaggagatttctcaagggaataaaatgacatgtgttgcatgttctctaggaaaattgatcgtaaggccatcgccaaccaaaatcgataaagaatcaccaaagttccttgaaagaattcaaggcgatatatgtggacctatacacccaccttgtggaccattccactattttatggtattaattgacgcatccagtagatggtcacacgtttgtctattatcatctcgaaatgtggcatttgcgagatttctaactcagataatcaaactgcgagcacagtttcctgattatactattaaaagagttagactagacaacgctggtgaattcacatcccaagcattcaatgactattgtatggtaatgggaattgaagttgaacattcggttgctcatgttcatacgcaaaatggtttggctgaatctttaattaagcgtctgcaattgattgcaagaccattgatcatgagatcaaaacttccaacctctgtatggggacatgccattttgcatgcagaagcactcattcggatcagaccgagtgcataccataagtattccccactacagttagcgtttggtcgagaaccaaacatttcccactttagaatctttggttgtgcggtatatgtgcctgtagcaccaccacaacgtacaaagatgggaccacaaagaagattgggaatatatgttggttgtgattccccatcaattataagatacctagaaccacagactggtgacgtctttacagcacgttttgctgattgtcattttgacgaaaatgtattcccagttctagggggagaaaacaaaaatgttggaagtgatataaaatggagtgtaccatcattgttatatcttgatcctcctactaaagagtcagaactagaagttcgacgaattatgcatttacagagtatagctaaccagctacctgatgcatttgtagataccaagacggtaactaaatctcatataccagctgcaaatgctcctgctcgtatcaaaatgccaaatgaacaagaaaaggaggatgacacacgagagccaaaaacacgcctgaagcgtggtagacctgttggttctaaggataagaatcctaggaaacagaagaaagctgaaatatatgatgcacccaaaatagcagaaaatattttggagaaataaatgataaggattctgatgaatcagagcatcatgaatcagagcatcatgaatcgaaagataatcatgagatttctattaattacatccataataaaaggatatggaatagaaatgaacaaaatgaccttgatgatgctttctcatatattgtgtcaagtgaaataaatgaagaaatcgatgatccagaaccaaaatctgtctatgaatgtcaaaagagacatgattgggaacaatggaaaaatgcaatacaagctgaacttgattcgcttaataaacgaaaagtatttggatctattgtgctcacacctgcagatgtgagaccagttgggtacaaatgggttttcgttcgaaagcgaaatgagaaaaatgagattacgagatacaaagctcgtctagtggctcaaggtttttctcaaagacctggaatcgattatgaagaaacgtattctccagttatggatgccattacatttagattcctgatgagtctagcagctgataaaaatctagagatgcgtctcatggatgttgttacagcttatctatatggatcattagatactgatatctacatgaaagttcctgatggatttaaaatgccagaagcattaagttccaaacctaaagatgtatgtgcaataaaattgcaaagatcattatatgggttaaagcaatctggacgtatgtggtataatcgtctcagtgatcatttaacaaaagaaggatatgtgaatgatcctatatgcccatgtgttttcatcaagaaaacaatatccggatttgtaataatcgcggtatatgttgatgatcttaacatcatcggaactcaaaaggaaatacaaaaggcatcagactatctcaaaggagaatttgagatgaaagatctaggacagacacagtattgtcttggcctacaaatagaacattcacaaaatggtatatttgtgcatcaatccacatacactaaaagagtgttgaaacgatttaacatggataaatcaactcctcttagcaccccgatggtcgttaggtcacttaatattgaaagtgatccatttcgaccacctgaggagaaagaagagatacttggtccggaagtaccatatctaagtgcaattggagcgctgatgtaccttgcaaattgtacacggcctgatatatcatttgctgtgaatcttttggcaagattcagctcatctccaacccgaagacattggaatgggatcaaacatgtttttcgttacctccaagggaccattgatttaggcttgttttatcctaaaagttcaaaaggtcaaatggttggttttgcagatgcaggatatctttcagatccacacaaagcccgatcgcaaacaggatacgtttttacgatcggaggcactgctatatcttggcgttctcagaaacaaacgctcgtggctacttcttcaaatcatgctgagatcattgcactccatgaagcaagtagagaatgtgtatggctaagatcaataagccgacacatctgttcaagcagtggaaTTGACGAAAATATAGAGccaactattttatatgaagataatgcagcatgtgttgctcaaacaaaggacggatatatcaaaagcgatagaacgaagcatattcatccgaagttcttctcatacactcaagagctcgtgaagaagaaagagattgaagtaagatatgttcgatcatgcgacaatgcagccgacctcttcacaaaatcactccctacctcggtattcagaaaacacatccataacattgggatgcgccatcagaaggatctatgactgttcattcgagggggagcttacgtagttgtactctttttaccttactatggtttttcccattgggttttcctggaaaggtttttaacgaggcaacaaagacgttaagcgagagcggatagtgacaccggcccccaagggggagtgttacgaaagtcAACAAAAACAGAAGGAGCCGTAatgtttgaaattataaaagatgtggggcccgctgcactatttgcacagtaaatttctttctatatatacgaacgtttgcGTTCGTTTGTAAACACACTAAAAACTCTTCTCTTCCCTTTAATAAgaaacactctctctctatatatgtgttatcttctcctacgggtataaattttgcccttatttaaattacTGCGATACTATAAAATCATAGTTATTTTCATAACAATCTTCAAATTTTTACTGATTTTTTCGAAAGATTTTCATCTGAGAAATGCTGTTTGGAACAACTATTGGTATTAAGACTTATTTCATCTCTCAAGCTACAAACAAAAATTTCCCTTTTTTGGTCAAGTACACAAGTCattttaaatgataatttttcCTAGTTAGTTTTAGGATAGTACTCATATAccttcaagatttttttttattcaatagAAAATAAGATAATGTAATGCGAAAAATGAAAATCCAATAGAAGAGAAGGTACCGTAATTCGAAAAACGAAAGACAATGA
The window above is part of the Brassica napus cultivar Da-Ae chromosome C8, Da-Ae, whole genome shotgun sequence genome. Proteins encoded here:
- the LOC111208466 gene encoding putative nuclease HARBI1; translated protein: MNKSLFMHIVHRLSNEVPFFQQKHDGLGRNSLSPLQKCTAAIRILAYGSAADMVDEYLRLGETTARSCVENFVEGIIYFFGDEYLRRPTPADLQRLLDIGEYRGFPGMIGSIDCMHWERKNCPTAWKEQYSRGSGKPTIVLEAVASYDLWIWHAFFGPPGTLNDINVLDRSPVFDDVINGQAPQVTYSVNGREYHMAYYLTDGIYPKLATFIQYITMPQEPKAVLFAQRQEAVRKDVERAFGVLQARFAIVKNPALFWDKAKIGKIMRACIILHNMIVENERDGYTLFDVSEFQQEDETGN